In Ostrea edulis chromosome 6, xbOstEdul1.1, whole genome shotgun sequence, a single window of DNA contains:
- the LOC125683055 gene encoding transcription initiation factor TFIID subunit 8-like → MSLESDARAASCRKALKVAVSALVSEVGFERAEEAAVETMTEMLQSFLSELGRSSQTFAELAGRTEGMMTDVVMALIEMGQNLHGLPAYARRANKSVFLPPSHCTPTPMPRTLQAGDKMPHPSHIPEHMPAFPDPHTYIRTLTQKAPVNEYQIIREKAASQKRDVERALTRFIAKTGETQSLIRDEANLFPLIAIKSHPLPYLNALLPKDQDLLAQEEDTPSTAEEALPKSAMGGAKEGDPTEQEGEMPDPEAIDNPYLRPVKMARHRKKASGGIDNR, encoded by the exons atGTCTTTAGAGTCCGATGCACGTGCAGCATCATGCAGAAAGGCGTTGAAGGTGGCGGTCAGTGCCCTTGTTTCGGAAGTTGGTTTTGAGAGAGCAGAGGAGGCTGCTGTGGAGACCATGACAGAGATGTTacaaagct TTTTATCTGAACTTGGACGGAGTTCCCAGACTTTTGCTGAGCTGGCTGGCAGAACAGAGGGAATGATGACAGATGTTGTTATGGCTCTTATAGAAATGG GTCAGAATCTCCATGGTTTACCTGCATACGCCAGAAGGGCCAATAAATCCGTATTCCTACCTC CCTCTCATTGCACCCCAACACCCATGCCCAGAACGCTTCAGGCTGGAGATAAGATGCCTCATCCTTCACATATCCCGGAGCACATGCCAGCGTTCCCTGACCCTCATACCTACATCAGGACATTG ACACAGAAGGCCCCAGTGAATGAGTACCAGATAATAAGGGAAAAGGCTGCCTCGCAGAAACGAGACGTTGAGCGAGCTCTGACGCGCTTCATCGCCAAGACGGGAGAGACACAATCACTCATCAGGGATGAAGCCAATCTATTTCCAT TAATTGCAATTAAGTCACACCCCTTGCCGTACCTCAACGCCCTCCTCCCTAAGGACCAAGACCTTCTGGCTCAGGAAGAGGACACACCTTCCACTGCAGAGGAAGCCTTACCAAAGTCTGCTATGGGGGGCGCCAAAGAGGGGGACCCCACAGAACAGGAGGGGGAGATGCCCGACCCCGAGGCAATAGATAACCCATACCTAAGACCCGTCAAGATGGCCAGGCACCGCAAAAAGGCAAGCGGAGGAATAGATAATCGGTGA